Below is a window of Candidatus Ozemobacteraceae bacterium DNA.
TTCATCGGAGGTTCACCCGCATCAGAACCGGCCGTTCCGTCACAGACCGCCGTTCAGGAAACCGCGCGCTCCGCCGAAGCGACGTCCGTTGCCGCCGCTTCCCTCGTCGCCGCTTCCGAGGTGCTGCATCGCACCGTCGTCGAGGCGGTCGCGCAGGCTCCGGACGCGACCAGGCAGCCGGTTCGCCTTGCTCCCGGCAGCACCGTTCTGATCACGGACGACGGCACCCCGCTCACGAGACTCATCGCCGTCCAGTTGGCGGCCCGAGGGGTGAAACCGGAAGTCATCCCTTCCGATGTCCCGTTGAATCCGGCGACCACAACGAACGTGTCCGGGCTCATCATCACCGCTCCCCTTCCGCACATGCCGGAAAACGGGCAATGGCCGGAAGCGTCCGAGGTCTTCGCCAAGCGCGCCTTCTTCCTCGCCCAGGCGGCAGGAACGTCGCTGCAGACGATGGCCGGGAAGGGCGACGCGCTGTTCGCGACCGTTTCCCGCATGGACGGAGCGTTCGGTCTGATCAATCCCGACGCCCATGTCGATCCGATCCAGGGCGCTCTCGCCGGTCTCGTGAAAACGGCGGCCCGCGAGTGGACCGGGGTCGCGGCGAAGGCCGTCGATCTCGACAAGGCCCTTCCTGCCGATGAGGCGACGGCGAAACTGCTCGTCGACGAACTGTTCGTGCGCGGCCCGATCGAGTCGGGCATAACGAGCGAGGCCAGGTATGTTCTCGTCGAAACGGACGAAACGATCAACCTGAAGTCCGACGCACAGCCTGTCTGGAAGGCGGATGACATCGTCGTCGTCACGGGCGGAGCTCGAGGCGTGACCGCCTCCGTCGCTGTCGAAATCGCGAAAGCAGGCCGGCCGACGATGGTTCTGTTGGGGAGAAGCCCCGAACCGCAGGCGGAACCAGCCTGGCTGACCGGCATCACCGCCGATTCGGACATCAAGCGCGCGCTCATGATGCATGCCGAAGGCCGCAAGCTGACGCCGAAAGAACTCGAAAAGCAGTATCAGCACGTCATCGCCAACCGTGAGATCATGCATACCCTGAACGCCATCAAAGCGGCGGGCGCACGGTATATCTACCGCTCCGTCGATATCCGCAAGCCTGACGCCGTAGCTCTGTGCATCGCGGAGATTCAGCGCACGGCAGGGCGGATCACAGGCCTGGTTCACGGCGCGGGCGTTCTGCGCGACCGCAGGATCGCCGAAAAAACCCGCGACCAGTTCGACGACGTGTTCGACACGAAGGTCGTGGGACTGCGCAACGTGCTGACCGGTCTTTCCGGCGAGCAGTTGAAGGGGCTCGTTCTGTTCTCGTCCGTCACCGGTCGGTACGGCCGCGTCGGCCAGGTCGATTACGCGATGGCGAACGAAGCTCTGAACAAGATCGCCCAGCAGTGGTCGCAGCTCCATCCCGAGTGCCGCACCGTCTCGATCAACTGGGGGCCCTGGGACGGCGGCATGGTGAACGACGGCCTGCGCAAGCTGTTCCTCGAGGAGGGCGTCGGCCTGATTCCGCTCGAGGCGGGCGCGAAGCATCTCGTGGCCGAGCTGTCGAACGGCGCCGAGAACCAGATCGAGGTCGTGATCATCGGCAGGGCCGGCCTTCCGGAGGCGACCCCCCAGGCCCATTCGCTTCGCCAGACGACTGCGGTGGCGGTTTCACCCGCACCTTCCGCCGGCGTGGTTCCGGCCGTGACGCAGTCGACAGTCGAGGTCCGGTTCGCGACGACGCAGAGCGGCAAACGTCTGAACGCGGTGGCGCCAGCCGCCGCCGCGACGATCGCACCGACCGAATCGAAGCCCGCAACGGCCGACCTGGCCGGTACGCCGTCGACCCCGACCTCGACCGATGCGCCTGCGGCTCTCCGGAAAAAGTTCATCCCCGCGTTCGAGCGGGTCGTCTCCCTTGACAAGGACAGGTTCCTGACGTCCCACATTCTCAACGGCGAGCCGGTCCTTCCGATGGCCGTCATCACCGAGTGGCTCGCGCACGGCGCCCTGCACGAAAACCCCGGCTTCCTGTTCCACGGCTTCGACGACCTGCGGGTCCTGAAGGGGTTCGTCCTGCATGGTGCGGCCCCCCAGACGCTCCGGGTGCATGTCACGAAGGTCCGCGGTCTGGAGGAATATCCCAAAGTCTCGGCGGAGCTGCGCTCGGGAAGTCACGGCAAGGAAATCGTCCACGCGCGCGCCGAGATCGTCCTCGCCGAGAAGCTCCCCGCCGCTCCGGATGTGTCGCTGGCGCCGGATCTGTCCGCCAGGTATCCGATCGGCGTCAGCGATATATATCGAACTGAATTATTTCACGGCCGCATGCTCGAAGGAATCACGGAGGTCGAGGGCTGGTCGCCGAACGGCATCGCCTGCCGCGCCGCATCCGCCCCGCCGCCCGAGCAGTGGATCAGTTCGCCGCCCCGGCCCGCATGGCTGACCGACCCGCTCGTCCTGGACTCGGCGTATCAATTGATGATCCTCTGGACGCGCCGCGTCGCGGGAGCCCCGTCGCTGCCGAATTTCGCGGGAGGATACCGTCAGTATCGTTCGGCCTTCCCGACCGACGGCGTTCGCATCGTCGCCTCGGCCGTGATGTCGGGCACTCTGCTGGCGAAGGCGTCGATCGAGTTCATCGCCGGTGACGGCAGGCTCGTCGCCCGCATGGACGGCTACGAATGCGCCGTCATTCCGACGCTCGAGGACGCGTTCAGACGCAGGGTCCTGGAAGGTGCGGTCCATGCCTGATCAGGACCGGTCCGGTTCCAGCAGCATGGCTGTCGCCGTCGTCGGCGTCGGCGGCATCTTTCCCGGAAGCCGCGATCTCGACCAGTTCTGGGAACTGATACGCTCGGGGAAAAGCGCCGTCCGCGAAATCCCCGACGCGCGCTGGCCAAAGCCGGCTGCAGCGTATCACGATCCCGTCTACGGAAAGCCGGACCGGACGCCTTCCACACGGGCCTGTCTCCTCGATGCGGATGCCATTCCGCTCGAGATTCCGGGACTCCCCGTTTCCCGTCAGGACCTCGAACGGCTCGACCCGCTGTTCGCGCTCACCCTCGCCGCCGGCGCAGCCGCCTGGCGGTCGGCGAAAAGCGAATGGATCGATCCGGCGCGGGTTCCCGTCATCATCGCCAACATCGTTCTTCCGACCGACACGGCGAGCGAACTGACGAGCCGCATCTACGGCCGGGGACTCGAAGCCGCCGCGAGCGGCAGCAAAGCCGGGTTCGCCGGTCTTCCCGAGGCGGCGATCGAGGCGGGTCTGAGTTCGCTGAACCGGCATGCCGCCGGTCTCCCGGCCGGTTTGCTCGCCCGGGCGCTTGGGCTGGGCGGCGGGGCGGTCACCCTCGACGCCGCATGCGCCTCCTCACTGTACGCGATCAAGCTGGCGTGCGAGGAGCTTCGCTCCGGCCGCGCCGACGCGGTGCTGACCGGCGGCGTTTCGCGCCCGTCCTGCCAGTTCACCCAAATGGGGTTCAGCCAGCTGCGGGCCGTATCACCGAGCGGCATCTGCCGCCCGTTCGACGCGTCGGCGGACGGGCTCGTCGTCGGCGAGGGCGCCGGTCTCTTCGTCCTCAAGCGGCTCGACGACGCCATCGCGCAGGGCGACCAGATCCACGGCGTCATCCGGGGCATCGGCCTTGCGAACGACATCGGCGGCAGTCTCGTGGCCCCCGATACGGAAGGCCAGCTGCGGGCGATGCGCGCGGCCTATCTCGAAGCCGGCTGGCAGCCGGACGAGGTCGATCTGATCGAGTGCCACGGCACCGGCACGCCGACGGGCGACCGGGTCGAGTTCAAGAGTCTCGAAGCTCTCTGGCAGGGCCTGAGCGGCCCGACCGGCCGGTGCGTCATCGGATCGGTCAAGTCGAACGTCGGCCACCTGCTGACCGGAGCGGGCGCGGCCGGCATGATGAAGGTGCTGCTTGCACTCCGTCACGGGCAGTTGCCGCCGACCGCCGGTTTCACCAGGTCGACACCTGAATGGGGCATGGAGCGAAGCCCGTTCAGGGTCGAAACCGCCGCGCGGGCGTGGGACCGGCGCGCTCCCGGGAAACCGCGCCGCGCTGCCGTCAGCGCGTTCGGGTTCGGCGGAATCGACGCCCACGTCCTCGTCGAGGAGTGGATTCCAGACGCATATACACCTTCGGCTATCGAATCTTCGTTCATCGGTCCCGAACCGGTCGCCATCGTCGGCATCGACGCGCATTTCGGCCCCCTCGAAGGGAAGCGGGCGTTCCAGGAGGCGGCGTTCGCCGGGAAACCGGCCGCCCGGCCCCGACCGGCGGGCAGGCACCCGTTCGAAAGCGGCGATGCACGCTGGAAGAACGGCGCCTACCTCAACGACCGAAGGATCGGGATGGGCCGTTTTCGCATCTCGCCGAAGGAGCTTCCCGAGATCCTGCCGCAGCAGCTCGTCATGCTCGAAACCGTCGATGGCGCCCTCGCCGACGCCCTCGGTTCGAAAACCGAGCCCGTGCGGTGGGGGGTGTTCACGGGCATCGGCCTCGATTACAACAGTACGAATTTCGCGTTACGGTGGCGTCTCGAACCCGACGCGCAGGACTGGGCCGCGCGGCCCGACGCCGACCGTCTGGAAGAGATCCGCGACGCCGCCTCCCCGGCGCTGAACGCCGAGCGAACGGTCGGCGCCCTCGGCGGAATCGTCGCGAGCCGGGTCGCCCGGGAGTTTCACGTCGGCGGCCCGTCGCACACCTTCTCGAGCGAGGAAAACTCCGGCCTTCGCGCGCTCGAGGCCGGTCGTCGCGCCCTTCAGCGCGGCGATATAGATCTAGCTATAGCAGGCGCGGTCGATCTCGCCGGCGATCTCCGCCACCTCTGGGCCGTCGACCGCCACAGGCCCTACGGAAAGAACGGCGCGTCGGTGCCGTTCGATGCGTCGTCCGACGGTCCAATGCCCGGCGAGGGCGCCGTCGCGCTCGTCCTCAAGCGGCTTTCGGATGCCCGTCGCGACGGCGACCGTGTTTACGCCATCGTCCGGGGGTTCGGCACGGCGTCTTCGACGGATCCCGACTTTTCGACCGGCCGGCCCGACGGCAAAGCCGCCCGTCAGGCACTCGAGCGGGCCTACGGCGACGCAGGTGTCTCCCCGTCTGCCATCAGCCTCCTCGAGGTGAACGCGTGCGGCAATCCTGCCGAAGATCAGCTCGAAGCGGCCGTCCTGGCGGAATTTTTCCGTCCTCCCGCCGCGTCCCAACCGGCGGCGTTCGACGCGGCCGGCCCGCGCTGCGCGCTCGCCGGCTTGAAAGCGGTCATCGGCCATACGGGCTGCGCGGCCGGACTAGCCTCGGTCGCCCGGGCGGCGCTCTGCCTGTATCATTCGATGCTCCCCGCCATGCCGGGGCTCAACGTGCCCTGCGCCGAGCTGGCCCCCGCATCGGATCACTTCTTTACGCCACACCGGGCGCAGTTCTGGCAGCACAACCGCGAGGACGGCCCCCGGTATGCCGGCGTCAACAGTTTCTCGAGCGATGGCACCGTCGCCCACGTCGTCCTCGAAGCCGCGGAACCCGCCGAGAACGTTCATCCCTCCGTGGTCTCGGCGATGAATGCCGAACGGCGATTCCCGCTCGGAACGCTTTCCGAAGCGGTTTTTCCCC
It encodes the following:
- a CDS encoding beta-ketoacyl synthase N-terminal-like domain-containing protein, with amino-acid sequence MPDQDRSGSSSMAVAVVGVGGIFPGSRDLDQFWELIRSGKSAVREIPDARWPKPAAAYHDPVYGKPDRTPSTRACLLDADAIPLEIPGLPVSRQDLERLDPLFALTLAAGAAAWRSAKSEWIDPARVPVIIANIVLPTDTASELTSRIYGRGLEAAASGSKAGFAGLPEAAIEAGLSSLNRHAAGLPAGLLARALGLGGGAVTLDAACASSLYAIKLACEELRSGRADAVLTGGVSRPSCQFTQMGFSQLRAVSPSGICRPFDASADGLVVGEGAGLFVLKRLDDAIAQGDQIHGVIRGIGLANDIGGSLVAPDTEGQLRAMRAAYLEAGWQPDEVDLIECHGTGTPTGDRVEFKSLEALWQGLSGPTGRCVIGSVKSNVGHLLTGAGAAGMMKVLLALRHGQLPPTAGFTRSTPEWGMERSPFRVETAARAWDRRAPGKPRRAAVSAFGFGGIDAHVLVEEWIPDAYTPSAIESSFIGPEPVAIVGIDAHFGPLEGKRAFQEAAFAGKPAARPRPAGRHPFESGDARWKNGAYLNDRRIGMGRFRISPKELPEILPQQLVMLETVDGALADALGSKTEPVRWGVFTGIGLDYNSTNFALRWRLEPDAQDWAARPDADRLEEIRDAASPALNAERTVGALGGIVASRVAREFHVGGPSHTFSSEENSGLRALEAGRRALQRGDIDLAIAGAVDLAGDLRHLWAVDRHRPYGKNGASVPFDASSDGPMPGEGAVALVLKRLSDARRDGDRVYAIVRGFGTASSTDPDFSTGRPDGKAARQALERAYGDAGVSPSAISLLEVNACGNPAEDQLEAAVLAEFFRPPAASQPAAFDAAGPRCALAGLKAVIGHTGCAAGLASVARAALCLYHSMLPAMPGLNVPCAELAPASDHFFTPHRAQFWQHNREDGPRYAGVNSFSSDGTVAHVVLEAAEPAENVHPSVVSAMNAERRFPLGTLSEAVFPLSAGAPEAMAAEIAKLETLARTAGKTSSAVPVSEIARAWLAASRPKDSDNNIFSSIVSGSIDDLLQKTGALREHLRLDPKRSLSGGPVVGDRVFYGASPLAREGHVAFVFPGSGNHYLGMGLDTGAAWPHLLRALDRENLRLKTQFATRLVAPWRLAWPDGWEREADAALLADHNSLVFGHVSYCALVSDVVRQFGVEPRAVIGYSLGETAGNFATRTWRDRDEMVERMRRLTLFTKDLIGRCEAVRASWGWSDDDPREVDWVLGLVDRPVADVEARIADHPQVYILIVNTPGECVVGGNRQALEAFVKSLGCAFFPIEGVSSVHSPAAKPVGDIYRSLHVYDCTPPDGVSFYSSGWGRRFTPEKNVSADSILAQAIGTINFPAGIEAAYADGARIFLEMGPRASCSRMIGRILGDRRHLARSVSMSGHDETSTILRVLAGRLDLDAGRLST